AAGGCCGCACAGGGACCCTTGAAAGGAGTGCTGGGTTACACTGAGGACCAGGTATTCTATATACACAGCAGAACAACAACACAGCCGGTTTAATGTTGTTATTAATGGTTTGTGATTTGCTTGACTTTACACACTTGtggtgtgctttgtgtttggcaGGTGGTGTCCTCTGACTTTATCGGTGATACTCATTCCTCCATCTTTGATGCTGGTGCTGGCATCTCCCTCAATGACAACTTTGTCAAGCTCATTTCCTGGTGAGTTTTCAAGTCCTGTCCAGCTCCACatataaaacaggaagtttgtgggaaaagaaaacacactgagcaatccattttcctttcctttttttctccctctccatCCAGGTATGATAATGAGTATGGCTACAGCAACCGCGTTGCCGACTTGCTGGTGTACATGCACTCCAAGGAGTAGACACTTCCTGTCCACAAAGGAAATCAGCAAAGGGACCACCCCTAACCATGTTTTACTTCCACCCTTCTCTTTTACACACAAGCCCAACCCATAGCCAAGTCATAGCATCACGACCATTAGCTCTACTACAGTATATGTaggcagcagcagtgtgtttgagtgtttatgagttgttctgtttttttttccttataatTACGAGGCGACCGTTTGGTGAAACTGTTTGTGTCCGTGTGCCCCTCTCCACCTCCCACTTTAGATGTGTCGTTATGGCTCAGTACTATGGTAACTACTGTATCCATCTCCCTGTTGGTGTGTTTAAAGGCTTTATCACCAGTGAAAGGAGGAAGCTGAGAGGCAGACCTACTGTAACTCTGCTTAAGAATATATGAGACAAATAAAAGTTGAAAAACCTCACGTTATCCTGCTTTATCTTTTTATTAACCAAAATGCAACTAATTTCACTGAAATACTTGTTTAATAGCAACCTGGACACACAGTAACTTAAAATATGCATTATAACAAAACAAGctaaaggttaaaaacaaatgattgtgtgtgtgtgcatgtgcatgagtGAGAGGGAGATGGCAATTTTAGCCACACTGGCAGATTTTTCAGCTGTAGCAGACTGATGAATGGCATTAATATAAGAAGAAACATCTAAAACTACAAATGCTCTCTAGTACAGATAAAAGTAAAGTACAGTAAAACCATGACACAACCACTACTTAAGGTTATGACTGCATGTTTAATTAGCTGTTGTTTGGACGTGTGCAGAGGAGaaatagtggatatattggacaaaggatgctgaatatggagctgccaggcaggaggaaaagaggaattccacagagaagattaatggatgtagtggaggaggacatgcagagaggtggtgtgacagaggaggatgcttggGCTGGCCTGAGATGGAGGCCAATGATCCGCTCCCTACAAGGAGAAGCCGAAAGAAGatgcaattttttattttgtatgcgCTAATAACAAAAGACCAACTACTCTAAATCACTTATTCTAAatagttttttggggggagaaGGCAAAGAAAAAGGTGTACAATCCAGGCAAATATTTTTAGGGTCCAGACTAAAAATTGTAAGGATCTGCTTTGAATTTTTAATTCTCTAACTTCATTCTTATGATGTTCTTGCAAAAGCAGCAATGTTTGGATCCACAGGATTATCTTCAGGTGTGTGTCAGCAAAATCAGCAGGCGTCTCTTGGTAGAGGCACTCATGAGTTCAAAGACCAGCAGCAGTATAGTGTACtgactttttcccttttttcctaCTTTTTTCTTACCTTCTCCTCCACTCTGGTAGATGTGTTCTGATGCTGTTGTCCTTTAAGAGTAGTTACAGATAACAAGAGCATGAAATCAGCACAATTTGGAAATCTCCATCTGCAAATCTGATTGTATTACAGGATAATGGTGATAGGcgataggaaaaataaaatgttatgcttTTTATTGCAATTTATTTCATAATGTAATCTTCAGGTGCTTTAACCAAATCCCTGAATCGcttttaaattatattcacattattcacttagtGTGTTTTCAGAGATTCACTACCTTAGCATAGATATTAGCTTAGCTCGCTGCCAAGTAATCGGTAGCGtagcttcttctcctgtccctcctgcacaTTCCTGGTCTGTCAGATGTTTAGTTATTCCTCAGCTTCCTTTAGCACTAACTGTACTTGTAACAATCTGGCCTGGCCTCAGTGAATTGGAgacaccctggaaaatcctgtagctagccaggcccctgtagttgGTACAGGCGGTGAATGGAACAGTTTTCATTTCTataaatctggccaaatttattaaacccCACCAAAACATGActatccagggttgagaccaggacgCAGAGATGCAGTCTTTATAacatctctgcagcttctctcctactgtctcttttgtcctgttaaaagggagtttttccttcccactgttgccaagtgcttcctcatagGAAATTGTCTCgattgttttctctgtattattgtaagttctttatcttacaatataaagtgccttgaggcaactgtctgttgtgatttggctctatataaatgaaatggaattaaaactgaattttaagATTAACCCCTTCAGTGCTGAGTGGGCGAACCCACTTGTTGGGAGGCTTGAGCACTAAAGTACCTCTACCCTGATTTATCTAGGAACACAGCGCCAGCTTGGGGCCTGGCATGGAAACTACAGCGAATTCAGTATCTCCTCAGTGTGAAAGGAGATCATTTTTGAAACGTTGCCATCTGTACGCGTTACTTTtcgaaaagaaacagaaaaacaacatagtTACAGCAGATCATTCTCATGTAAACAGGGTCTAAGAAACCagaaatatagaagtcattagcaggactctggagaacttgactgcatactgaggaggtaattcagccatttgactcaggtgtgttggatcagggacacatctaaaacctgcaggacaccggccctcgaggcctgggattgcccacccctgttTTAGAGCATTAGAGTATGTCCTGCCTTCCCTTCTCTGATGACAATCAAAATTAAGAACAGCTGTCTACAGCTAAGTCTATGTGATCCCATCGATTGTCATTTCTAAAGCTTGATAGTGTAATATTCTACCATCAAGACTTTTTAGACCTTTAAAGTTTTATAAACTAAATCAAACCTGAAGCTTTATGATGATTATTCGTGTGGATTTTCCCTCCACACGCCATATTTGGCTGTTGTCTTTGTCTAGTCACTATTTCAAAACCACTGGCCACACCAAAGGCATCGTTTTATTTTAACAGGATGCAGTTTAAAAGTgttcagaaaataaagaaaaagtatttttcaCACATAGTAACACCTGAACTGTTCTGCTAAATCTATGGACCCATGAGACTGTGGATCCACGTCTTTGCTCTTTTACTTTCTGGTGATATCGTCATTTAGCTTTTGAACTTTTgtagttaaaaaacaaaattatggaCTTGTCAGGGAGACAGAGGTCAGGGCAAGGATGTGGTCATGCCTTATTAAATAAGATTCAAATTCAGACGTTTACCTTAGCTTGATTTGCCATCTAAGCACAGAGACTGGGTGGATTTGAATGCAGAAAATCTCTTAAAGTTTTGAAACACAGAAGAACAGAGCCTTTTGCTGTACTGGTTCTACTTCCCCTATTTACTtagcatttgtttgtttttttatgattcCCATTACTTACAATGAGATCAGGTCACGTGTTAGTCACGGGTTTTTATGTAGTTGGTCTGATCGTTTATTAGATACTTCACCATTTTATGAACATTTTAAGGAACTAGCAACACAGATTTCAATTAATGTGGGAACAAGAAGAAAGTAAATACAAAGAGAtgatcactgatccaccacagggccaacacagagagacagacaaaaataTCACTCTCACAACCACAGATGAGTCTAATTTAGAATCTCCAGTCAACCTAACATGTCTGCCTTGGTACTGTGAGGGAAACAGGAGCGCCCACAGAAAACCCATGCACGTGTAGGCCACTCCACAGTCTTTCCTTATAGGTGCAGGAGTACCCTGAGTCAAGAATTACAACTACTTCGTCTGCACGAATGGCACAAGTAGGAATaaaaactgtattatttatcGTGTAACTAAAAACTTGTGGTGGATACATATGCtgtgttgcggtgcgggcggcacaggtttgagtcccagtctgtcaTCAGTTTGCCCACTGTGGATGAAAgcagctgtggccaaaaaaaaaaacaaccttgtaGTGTCACAGTAGATTTAAAGTTTGGGGGAGCATCTTTAAGAACAAACTCAAAGGTGACTGAGTATGACAACAGCTCCATTTgaattgtaataaaatgtgtGGAGAGGTGCCATTGGTCAGCTGGgtgtggtgaggtgtgtgtaGGTGATGCTGATCAGGTAGCTGGTTGCTATAAAAGCAGGGTGACTGCCGCTCACCAACCACTGACCACATCATGAACTGACTGATAGCAAACATGATCTCTGGAAACTGACCTGTGCGGCTTTTTGTCAAAATGGGGACGAAGTGCAGCCTTGAACTGGCACTGTGCCTCCTACTTATTGCTGCCCATAGCTTAGAAGGACAAATTACAAAGTTTCAAATTATGATTTTTTCGAAATTGAGCTGGACAAAAGCAAAACTAGTTTGCCAGAGAAGTTTCGTTGACTTAGTTACTTGGGACAAGGTAAATGTGAAAATTCTGATTCCATTTTTGATGGGACAAAATACCACACAGGTTTGGATTGGTCTACTCAGAGATCCTGAAGATGACTCAGTCTGGAAGTCTATAAATCTAAGGTGAGCGTCCTGTTTGAAATGATCTTCAAGTGAATATCCATATCTTTCTATATAAACACGGTAAAATGGAGTTGCCAAGCTTGAGATCATTGTTGTGCTTGTTTCAGAACTGGTGAAGGTGTCTCAGGTGATGACCTCTCACAGACCAGCAAGTGGGCCTCTGGACAGAATCACTGTGCAGTTGTAGGAAATGATCTCATGTGGTACAGTGTACCATGTTCAAGGAAAACTAATGTCTACTGTTCTCAAGGTGATGTTATCCAGTACTACAATGTTATGCTTAGCTGGAATGAAGCTGTAAAGTACTGTATGGAACACAATAGTCAACTAGCCACTGTCACCCAGTTGAACTCAGCTCATATTGACAAAGTCGGCTGGATTGGACTGTATcgagttggggggggggtctggaaCTGGACTGGTAGTTTACCATCCAGCTACAGAAAGTGGGCGCCAGGACAGccactcactgcagcctgcGGCTCTTTTGATGCATTTGCTGAAGAATGGGTAGGCTATCCATGCTCtgaacagtttcagtttttatgctttGGTGACAACCTGGTGGTGGTAAAAGAGAACAAGACATGGGAGGACGCCCTGATGCACTGCAGGGCCATGAAAGCATCGTGTGCTGGCTGCAAATACGACCTCCTGAGCCTGACACAGGTCTCTGAATACCACAACTATGTCAGAGACAGGATCTACAGAGCAACCACTGATGAGGTTTGagtattttattcttaaatGTATCACTGGTTGGTATATTCTGCATTAAACACAGGAAGAGGGCATGCTCTTTTTTTGGACAACTTCACATTTTAAACTGGACACAGTGGCTTGAATCTTTTCTCTAGTTCAGTTCTTAAAGGCAAAAATTCCAGGCTGTGCTGTGgaaatgtcttttcttttccaatgtgtttaaaatgataCTCTAGAAAAGATTAAGgagtgcatttaaaaaagatCAATATTCAGTTCAGAGTCAGCTTTACTATAATCTCTGTGATCAAGGTATTTGTGTCTGGCTTAATTTGCAAATACACTCATGGTCCTGGGACATTTGCCcagtcttttgtgttttttctgtgagGTTCTGGTTTTTGTTGTATCTCTGCCGTGTTTCTAACTTTGCTCACAGTTTAGATCAGGGAAGCTTCAACAtgcctgagtcaaatatagaagtcattagcaggactctggaaaacttgaccgcatactgaggaggtaattgagccatttgattcaggtgtgttggatcagggacatgTCTAAAACCttcaggacaccggctctcgaggcctggatgtgaggatccctggtttagattattagtttgttatagttttctgAATTTTGTTAGTTCTAGTTATTATATTTCATTCCAACAAATCCTTTTGTCAGTAACTGACTCATTTGCCATCCCCACTATttagttgcatttttttcagcCTTCTCAGAAAACCACCGCACACAGAGACTTCCACAAGCAGGACTGACTCTccaggttttgttttgtgtttttcaggtttGGATTGGTCTACGCTTCCTGGGAGGTGAGTGGATTTGGTTAAATGGAGACAAACCGGATCAACAAGATGGACTGCCAGACTGTCCATCCCACTGGAATCACTGTGGGACTATGTCCAAATATGACACGAACACCACCTGGATCACCAGAGACTGTGCAGAAACAAGAAACTTTGTGTGCATTCAAATAAATCAATAGTGAATGAAACTGAAGCTTAATGTAAAATTCTACAATAATGCTTGTTTTATCTGTATGTTAACACAGATTTGATCAGTAGATAACTGCAAGTACAGTTTCATGCTCATATATTAATCCTTTCACTGTAACACACTTTGTCATATACGTATCTTATGATTCAGAGAACAGCAGTATGCTCTGAGACTTTGAAATGAGAAGTGAAGACTGAAGATGCTGTTTGACTTGTACAAGTCCCTGCATTCAGCTTGTGTGATCTGTCCCTTAGAAAGTTAAACAAACAGGATGTATCATAGACATATAAATACTCCACGTTTGCCCTGCTTTTCATGTAAATTGAATCATTAATGTTCTGTATTTTGGGCTAGTATGAGACCCAAGCGGGAGGCACCTGCTGAATTGTGTgtgcctttctctctctttccccacTGTGTGAGTTGTTAGTTTTGTTGCTGAAATGCTGTTCTAATAATAAACAGTCAATATTCAGTCATAGTTTACCTTATCATTAGCAGTAACAATGAGAGATTTGTTTGTATTTGGCTTTATTGAGTTTattgtaaaacatttaaattcaatAACCACCTCAATTTAAAGATTTGCTACCCAGTGGCAGGAGGGGACCTTGCAAGCCTGGAATGGAAAGTTTGTTCGTGTTTGGAATTTTTCCTCTCTAAGTAATTAAGCTCTTGACTAAATCACCTGAATAAATCAGTTGATGCCTGAACTTTGATTCCAAAAAATAGTTGAGGCTTGTTGAAGCCACTTTCATCCCTGGAAAATTAAGAAAACAGTGTAATCCATCTCACACTGGACATTTAGAGAACCAATAATTTATTCTATCCAGGTGATTGCTAATATGCACTGTGAGTAATGTCTTTCCCAATGAAAGCTCAATTGCAGCATCGACAAGGGAAAGGGAAGGAGAAGAAGATAAATTAAACTGAGGAATATCAGCTGCTGATAAATGTTTTAAAGGAAATGGAAGCAGAGCACAACTAACAGGCTAAGAATCACTTAGCTGTCAGCAGTTGTTAAAATCATGAGCTAGTGTCAGATGTGACAAAATGATCCAGCATGACTTAACACCTTAACACACACGACACCAAAGGGGTTGGGTCTCTGGCTGGAATTTAATCAGTGACCTTTTGCTTGATAAGTGAatgtgttaaaaagaaaaaaaagtttaaaataaaatactgtactTTTAGGCTTCATACAACATTAACATTAAGGAattgttcagtttccttttgaaatttaaaaaaagcagggTTTGAGTGAGTAAATTTAGCTTTGTCTATGTGGTATTTCCCTTAAATTATTATCAGATTTCTGACATATATTTCCGTTGTTTTACTCTTGACATTGTGTATACCAAACAGTACATCATCCCAACCTAGGGAAAAATCTgagtcagttttcatttttcattcaggtTCAGATTCACACAGAACGgttcacatacacatacagtaccagtcaaaggtttggacacaccttctaaatcagtgttttttcatTATCTAAAAATGTTCTGCATTGTAGTAAAGTcgtccaaactatgaagaaatacatgaaattatttagcaaacaaaaaattttgcttttttaatttcagtaacATTGCTCAGAGAATTGGCATTGATATAAAATTTTCAGAGAATTGAAAAACAGAGTTGCTATCTGATGACAGTATTTGGTTTTGTATAGATCTCTCTAAAAGCCAGAGCTGTTCTACTTGGATCATCTTTTACATCACTGGAAAATCAGTGTTGGATTAAATTAAGCTTTCCTTGATGTCTTTCCAGGTTAAAGAAATAGGTTAAAGTCTATTTTCTTTCCTCAATTCATTTTCCCTTGACAATATGAAGGCACTTTTAGCATTATATGagtaatttttatttagttaattTTGCTCTGATATCAACTCTAGTCCTCTTAataacataacagcagggtCCTTCTAGGACAGTAGATCACCCTCTCTTCTTACAGTTGATTTTTGATGAAGGTGCCTCAAACATTAGGcagctttatatttaaaaagtttacatttgctACCAAAAGCacggctgtctctctctttttctctgtagtGGCCGTGGGGGCACAGACAGTTCTGTGCTGCGCCTCTGCTAAAACAGAAGTCACCCGGAACAAATTGTCGCGTTCCTACAGGAAGGTATTACACTATCGGATGCATTTCGAGGTGGTGCTAAGCGTGCTTCCGTTTTTCTTTCAGTTGGAGAGGTCGCCCGACGGGCTCTTTAAAACGCagtaagttttcttttttaaaagctgttgtcacggaaaaaggaaaaactgaatTGGATGAGTAATTATCACATACGGAAAGAAGGTACCGGTGGCTTTGTTTGCTAGATGTAGCGGCGTGTCCGCACCGTGTGAACGGGAATGTAGCTTCGCCGGCTAACCTACCGTGTACTCACTCCCTATGACAGGACCCCGCAGCTCTGCAGTGTCAGCGCAGCAGTTATTAACACAGATATGTAAAATGCGTTTGCAGTATAAAATTAAGTAACGGGTTTAGATTTGAAATGGTGCTGAATGAACCAAAAAACTCAGTCACAGGAAATAAAGCTCCTGTGAATAAACAGTAACCGATAATAATTTAAGGCAGCGAGCAAGCTCATTCAAACATTCTGTCTGATGTGGGTATGTGCAGCTTCTCTGTGTTAAGTCACTGTAATATGAAATATAATTGAAGACATTCATTTGTAAATTTAAAGGCAGCCTCTGACTCTAGGAACTTGGGATTGGCTTGGTTTATAACACGAGTTGATTTGATTAACTTAAACTAATCCAGTTGTTTCCCCCCAGTGAGACCCAGTCTTTTATAATTgcctctgtctttctttctttgcaggAAGCTGCATTTCGTGGCAAGACATCATGACACTTTTTCACTTTGGGAACTGTTTTGCTCTGGCTTATTTTCCTTACTTTATAACCTACAAGTGCAGCGGCCTGTAAGTGTCTGTCTGAATCTGTTAGCTGCAACAATAATGGTCAATAATGCTTTATagtataatattttaatatgattACAACACTTAACATGGGCTCACAACACCTCTTTCATGTACTCCTTCTTTATGGTAACAAATGCTGCCAGACGGGGAAGTCAATGTTAATAATCTTCTTAGAAATGCTGGCGGTCTGGGAGAGGGTCCACATAATCCTCTTAGACCTGTCTAGTGTGCTCTTAAATTTGGCAGTATGTGCATTAAAGGCATACACAGAGCTTTCCTCTCTCCATTATTGCTGACATTCTGTGTTTAGAGTTCTGCCGGTCATTAAATGTGTGTTCACTGTTTAGCTCAGAGTACAATGCCTTCTGGAGATGCGTCCAAGCTGGAGCAACGTACCTGTTTGTCCAACTTTGTAAGGTGAGACCGTCATAGTTGTAGAGGCTAAGCTGTGGCAGAAAAAGTACAAACTTTAAATGCTATGTGCTTCTTTATGTAAAGTTTCCTTATCTTTTGGGTTTCAGATGCTCTTTCTAGCTACATTTTTTCCCACATgggaaggaggagcaggagcatATGACTTTATAGGGGTGAGCATTTAATCACAGTAATGACATGAGAAAAGAAAGCATACAGAATACTAGCTTGTGCATTAGACTCTAatgtgcttgtttgtgtttcaggaaTTTATGAAAGCCACAGTGGACCTGGCAGACCTTTTGGGTCTCCATCTCGTTATGTCTCGTAATGCCGGAAAAGGAGAGTACAAGATCATGGTGGCTGCCATGGGCTGGGCAACGGCAGAACTTGTGATGTCGAGGTCAGCACTGACGCTTCACTTTATCAACATGTCCTACACACCTAAACACCAGTGTCCCATTTTCTGTGCACCAATTTTCGTTGTAGCACaatcaaataatttaatatgCTGTCACGGCGACATATCCGTGGGTCAAACATGCTCCGGAGAAGTTTTAATCAATGTAAACAGCATTATATGACAAACTTAAACAGTGTTGCTTAACCAATCGTCCTTGTACTGccctcattttgtttattttgaaaagtcaGACAGCAGTAGAAATGAGGGCAGTACAAGGCAGAACTCTGTGACAGGAAGAGCACATGGTGGATGGAAATGATTGATACAGTCACACGGTGGTAAAGGACGGCCTTAAAAGCTCCGCCAAAGATAAAGTGTTCAGTGTTCTGTAATGGGTAATCTACCACCATGTACAAGCTCTTTAtgtgaaattatatttttaatgctaaaatacaattatttttgtgatccacaaattttcaaatttacatttttacaaaaaaagctgaaaaaaattgtaaagagcatattcattttttattaagatgccGAGTTACAATTATTTACTTACATTCCTAAATAGAGAAATTGGTTTTAGTGGTTGAGTGCGATACCTGATTAAtgtctgacttctcagagaagtccagtgtgccggCTCAAAGTTGGGTAGAAAAACATGAAGGTGAAGGGGACGGCAAAGAAAGGCACAGAGAAGGGGGAAGGGGAAACAGGTGGTGACAGGGGAAAGGAGGAATAGACACACACGACACATGCGAGCTATCGAGGATCTTTCTATctattatctatctatctatctatctatctatatctatctacgatcgatcgatcgatcgatcgatAGATAGATCAGCCTGGGTAATGTAATTTTGTTATGGTTTAAAGAATTGAACAAACCAGATTGCTGTAACCTAGATCTGCTGATCCAGGATCACTGACTTCATTTTGGATCCTTTAAATGATGAATGGAAAACGGGTCCCATATCTCACTGTTAATATCCTGCTGTGGTTTCTCAGATGTCTTCCACTGTGGGTCGGAGCCCGAGGGATTGAGTTTGATTGGAAATACGTCCAGATGAGCTTTGACTCAAACATTAGTTTGGTGAGTAACTGCTCTTCTCTCTTGTTTATTTCACGTATCTCATGCCCTTGACTGTGCTTGTTTTTCCACTCCCATCTCACCATTGGTGAAATTAACATTTCATACTGTTCACTAAATCATCTTTATAGCAGTTTTGCAGAAAGTATCACAGTAAAAACAGTTGTTCTTCTCTGCATGTTCAGATGGATGTGAACTTTAAACTACTTAATTCCCTCTCCCCTTTCTCTGTTTAACATTACCATTATCTCTATTGTTataatgtgaatgtgaatatgCTCAGTACCGTATATGTAAAAGAAACATATAAACTTTAACTTGAGGTTATTTCTGCATAAAGGTCCATTACATTGCTACGGCATCAGTGGTGTGGATGTTTACACGCTACGACCTTCCAAAGAGCTTCAGGCTGCCTGTAACTGTGCTGCTGGCTCTCTGTGTCTACAAGGCCTTCTTAATGGAGTAAGTCTTGGATGTTTTATGTTGCCATTCTTAACACAGATATATGTGAAAACCAAGTTAAAATTGTTATTTTACTTGcaagaatatatatattatatttaaactACCCTGTGGGGGCATATCAAGGATATAACACTGACCTTACagtttttaagttttgttttatttaacacaGTATCTGGAGTAAAATCAAACAACCACAATACAGCACAGAGAAATTACACTTCCCACAGAGCCAGTCTCCCCTTTTCCTGCCTTTATGACCACATGCTGGCTTTAGCTTCATGCTTAATGGACAGCCATATGTGCAAAGCTTGTAAAATCAAGTCAAAGCTGAGGGTTGCCTTCCAATTTACACACAGGATAAAAACTGCAGCAAGGACTTGAACTGTCACTTGAGAAAAGCAGCAagccaaaaacaacagaaatcaGTTTAGACTTGAGAAAAAGAGCTGCTAAAGCTCGAGATtgata
This window of the Archocentrus centrarchus isolate MPI-CPG fArcCen1 chromosome 16, fArcCen1, whole genome shotgun sequence genome carries:
- the tmem147 gene encoding BOS complex subunit TMEM147: MTLFHFGNCFALAYFPYFITYKCSGLSEYNAFWRCVQAGATYLFVQLCKMLFLATFFPTWEGGAGAYDFIGEFMKATVDLADLLGLHLVMSRNAGKGEYKIMVAAMGWATAELVMSRCLPLWVGARGIEFDWKYVQMSFDSNISLVHYIATASVVWMFTRYDLPKSFRLPVTVLLALCVYKAFLMELFVHVFLLGSWTVLLVEAVLTGAISLCSLFLFVTLGSQQLTKPQPPSRSL